In Mycoplasma sp. Mirounga ES2805-ORL, a single window of DNA contains:
- the guaA gene encoding glutamine-hydrolyzing GMP synthase, translating into MEKIIVIDFGSQYNQLIVRRIRDLGVYSELVNLENVSKYFNDKTVKGFILSGGPNSVFDENSLSIDKKIFECNKPVLGICYGMQLMTKLLGGEVEPSGVGEYGRTEININNKSLLTTSFGEKEIVWMSHMDKVIKLPKGFVNIAFSNDCPNVIIENNEKKLYGIQFHAEVTNTINGIELIKNFVFNICQAKKEWNVDTFIDKQIEIIKKTVKDEKVILGLSGGVDSSVAAALIQKAIGKQLFCVFVDHGLLRKNEAKNVIKVFKDNFNMNLITVNAKKNFLEKLKNVTDPEQKRKIIGNEFIKTFENEQNKLTKISYLAQGTLYTDVIESGTKTAQVIKSHHNVGGLPKNMKFKLLEPLNILFKDEVRLLGSKLGLPDEIINRQPFPGPGLAIRIIGEITEEKIKLVQESDAIFNQEIKKAGLDKSIWQYFTILLNNKSVGVMGDQRTYSYTLALRAVDSIDGMTADWSRIPYDVLAKASQRIVNEVKGINRIVYDITSKPPGTIEWE; encoded by the coding sequence ATGGAAAAAATAATAGTAATAGATTTTGGAAGTCAATATAATCAATTAATAGTTCGCAGAATAAGAGACTTAGGGGTTTATAGTGAATTAGTTAATTTAGAAAATGTTTCTAAATATTTTAATGATAAAACGGTAAAAGGATTTATTTTGTCGGGTGGGCCAAATTCAGTTTTTGATGAAAATTCTTTATCGATTGATAAAAAAATATTTGAATGCAATAAACCGGTATTAGGAATTTGCTATGGCATGCAGCTAATGACTAAATTATTAGGAGGGGAGGTAGAACCTAGTGGCGTTGGAGAATATGGTCGTACTGAAATTAATATAAATAATAAAAGTTTGCTAACAACTTCTTTTGGTGAAAAAGAGATAGTGTGAATGTCTCACATGGATAAAGTAATTAAATTACCCAAAGGCTTTGTAAATATCGCTTTTTCCAATGATTGTCCAAACGTAATTATTGAAAACAATGAGAAGAAACTATATGGTATTCAATTTCACGCAGAAGTTACAAATACAATTAATGGAATAGAATTGATTAAAAATTTTGTTTTTAATATTTGTCAAGCCAAAAAAGAATGAAACGTAGATACATTTATTGACAAACAAATAGAAATTATTAAAAAAACTGTCAAAGATGAAAAAGTTATATTAGGTTTAAGTGGCGGAGTAGATTCTTCAGTAGCTGCTGCTTTAATTCAAAAAGCTATCGGGAAGCAATTATTTTGTGTTTTTGTTGACCACGGTTTATTAAGAAAAAATGAAGCTAAAAATGTAATAAAGGTATTTAAAGACAACTTTAATATGAATTTAATCACAGTAAATGCAAAGAAAAACTTTTTAGAAAAACTAAAAAATGTGACAGATCCTGAACAAAAAAGAAAAATAATTGGCAATGAATTTATTAAAACATTCGAAAATGAACAAAATAAACTAACTAAAATTAGTTATTTAGCGCAAGGAACTTTATATACTGATGTTATTGAAAGCGGAACTAAAACAGCACAAGTGATTAAATCACATCACAATGTTGGGGGTTTACCAAAGAATATGAAATTTAAATTGCTAGAACCTCTTAATATACTTTTCAAAGATGAAGTACGTCTTTTAGGTTCTAAGCTAGGTTTACCAGATGAAATTATCAATCGCCAACCTTTTCCAGGACCTGGACTTGCAATTAGAATAATAGGAGAAATAACTGAAGAAAAAATAAAATTAGTACAAGAATCTGATGCCATTTTTAATCAAGAAATTAAAAAAGCCGGTTTAGATAAAAGTATTTGGCAATATTTTACAATTTTATTAAATAATAAATCTGTTGGCGTTATGGGTGATCAAAGAACTTATTCATATACTTTAGCTTTACGGGCAGTAGATTCTATAGATGGCATGACTGCTGATTGATCAAGAATACCTTATGATGTATTAGCTAAGGCAAGTCAAAGAATTGTCAATGAGGTAAAAGGAATAAATAGAATAGTATATGACATAACATCAAAACCTCCAGGAACAATAGAATGAGAGTAA
- a CDS encoding zinc-dependent alcohol dehydrogenase: MAKMKAFVVDAPRKWSIKEVEIPKPKYKEVLIKMETSGICHTDLHAANYDWLVEPKYPLIPGHEGIGIVTELGEGCTRLKIGDRVCLAWLHDACGSCEFCLQGEETLCPKQNMSAYTKDGSFAEYAIGHEDFVGLVPEKLDLITGAPVVCAGVTTYKAIKRAHLRPNQWVAIIGVGGLGQLAIQYAKAMGYRPIGIDLTDEKCNLAKKSGAEHAFNSTKDKNYIDKVIEVTNGGVHAVINTSVATPAAEQGMAMLRRGGRQVLVGLPSKDKHGKDEFGVSIFWTVLFERELVGSIVGTRLDLQESLEYAAEGKVKSEVTKIVKLDEVANIFDKLQSGDFLGRAVIDFRKK, from the coding sequence ATGGCTAAAATGAAAGCTTTCGTGGTGGACGCACCTAGGAAATGAAGTATTAAGGAAGTTGAAATTCCTAAACCAAAATATAAAGAAGTATTAATTAAAATGGAAACTTCTGGAATCTGTCATACAGATTTACATGCAGCTAATTATGATTGATTAGTTGAACCTAAATATCCATTAATTCCAGGTCATGAGGGAATTGGTATTGTTACAGAACTTGGCGAAGGGTGTACAAGACTTAAAATAGGAGATCGTGTTTGTCTAGCATGACTACATGATGCTTGTGGGTCATGCGAATTTTGTTTACAGGGTGAAGAAACACTTTGTCCAAAACAAAATATGTCAGCATATACAAAGGATGGATCATTTGCCGAATATGCAATTGGTCATGAAGATTTTGTAGGACTAGTTCCTGAAAAACTAGATTTAATTACAGGAGCGCCTGTAGTTTGCGCTGGTGTAACAACATACAAAGCGATTAAAAGGGCTCACTTACGCCCAAATCAATGAGTAGCAATCATTGGAGTAGGTGGTTTAGGTCAATTGGCAATTCAATATGCTAAAGCAATGGGTTATAGACCAATTGGTATTGATCTTACAGATGAAAAATGTAATTTGGCTAAAAAATCTGGAGCTGAACATGCATTTAATTCAACAAAAGATAAAAATTACATAGATAAAGTTATTGAAGTTACAAATGGTGGTGTTCATGCAGTAATTAATACTTCTGTTGCAACACCAGCAGCTGAACAAGGTATGGCCATGTTACGCCGCGGTGGTCGTCAAGTACTAGTTGGCTTGCCATCAAAAGATAAACATGGTAAAGATGAATTTGGTGTTTCAATTTTCTGAACAGTTCTTTTTGAAAGAGAACTTGTTGGTTCGATTGTTGGAACACGTCTAGATTTACAAGAATCACTTGAATATGCAGCGGAAGGAAAAGTTAAATCTGAAGTTACAAAAATTGTTAAACTAGATGAAGTTGCAAATATTTTTGATAAATTACAATCTGGTGATTTCTTAGGTCGCGCCGTTATTGATTTTAGAAAAAAATAA
- a CDS encoding transglutaminase domain-containing protein, translating into MKIKKFLKHKITLVLAATPIIAFSASCASNPKKDDSKKINDKKDDQENTKINDVNKSDLKPKFEYEKINDVNTHVKDDKVYDLYLKANRGALNYLNLFDKQYFLDWRDQLTKYSEEDKKIISNFVNTLDGISEAKTIKDKIRVIYSWIIKNVKYPSKTNDPQFLEPIKVFREKFAICNGYSNLYKAMLNAINVPSAVIIGGTTYGAHAWNAVHDGEKWFFSDATWGVKSPQFFDKSVEDFSKDHYSTEIISSSFTEENFVFNYHYGLSIQNIINPNKNIIIPTNYKGTAISSIDFTEISQNKGIEELNIPENIWKIIGTDSVIDGKGLEFQIRNSSGGLNLKNITVAKNNEYYETLNGVLYTKGLTKLICYPSNKNDEKFELPAATNWFDEKETFTNKFIKEISVSRKNKVYYSKNNTIFFIKDNSIAFKLNR; encoded by the coding sequence ATGAAAATTAAAAAATTTCTAAAACATAAAATAACTTTAGTACTTGCGGCAACACCGATTATAGCTTTTTCGGCTAGTTGTGCTTCAAATCCTAAAAAAGATGATTCTAAGAAAATAAATGATAAAAAAGATGATCAAGAAAACACTAAAATAAATGATGTAAATAAAAGTGATTTAAAGCCAAAATTTGAATATGAAAAAATCAATGATGTTAATACACATGTAAAAGACGATAAAGTGTACGATTTATACTTAAAAGCTAATCGTGGTGCATTGAACTATTTAAATTTATTCGATAAACAATATTTTTTAGATTGAAGAGATCAATTAACAAAATATAGCGAGGAAGATAAAAAAATAATATCTAATTTCGTAAACACCCTAGACGGTATTAGCGAAGCTAAAACGATTAAGGACAAAATTAGGGTAATTTATTCATGAATTATTAAAAATGTTAAATATCCATCAAAAACTAATGATCCTCAATTTCTTGAACCTATAAAAGTTTTTAGAGAAAAATTTGCAATTTGTAATGGGTATTCTAATTTATACAAAGCAATGCTTAATGCAATAAATGTGCCTAGTGCGGTAATAATTGGTGGAACTACTTATGGTGCTCATGCTTGAAACGCGGTGCATGATGGAGAAAAATGATTTTTCTCAGATGCAACATGAGGTGTAAAATCACCACAATTTTTTGATAAATCTGTTGAAGATTTCTCAAAAGACCACTATTCAACTGAAATAATTAGTTCTAGTTTTACAGAAGAAAATTTTGTTTTTAATTATCATTATGGTTTATCTATTCAAAATATTATTAACCCAAACAAAAATATTATTATTCCAACAAATTATAAAGGTACTGCAATATCATCAATTGACTTTACAGAAATTTCACAAAATAAAGGGATTGAAGAGTTAAATATTCCCGAGAATATTTGAAAAATTATAGGTACTGATTCTGTTATTGATGGTAAAGGATTAGAATTCCAAATTAGAAATAGTAGTGGCGGACTAAATCTTAAAAATATTACAGTCGCTAAGAATAATGAGTATTATGAGACATTGAATGGTGTTTTATATACTAAGGGATTAACTAAATTAATATGTTATCCTTCAAATAAAAATGATGAAAAATTTGAACTTCCTGCAGCTACAAACTGGTTTGATGAGAAAGAAACTTTTACTAATAAATTTATTAAAGAGATATCTGTATCTAGAAAAAACAAAGTTTACTATTCAAAAAATAATACGATTTTCTTTATAAAAGATAATTCAATAGCTTTTAAACTAAACCGTTAG
- a CDS encoding 16S rRNA (uracil(1498)-N(3))-methyltransferase, with protein sequence MHKFFVSEKKDNYFILDNEILNHIKVARLENDIFLCNFKGIFYECKLENKKGLILNKLDINNEYKNNLVLACPIIKQKRFEFILQKGTELGVKTFLPMKSRYTEKNNLDNNFNLKKYERYYEIIKNASEQSFRNKLASIERVHSFVEIIKYGKENNLNIYLAYENEDAKGSRLIPTNSLLIVGPEGGFSNEEINFAKMNKANIVSLGKTILRAETACIKLVSLVNEI encoded by the coding sequence ATGCACAAGTTTTTTGTTAGCGAAAAAAAAGATAATTATTTTATTTTAGACAATGAAATATTAAATCACATAAAAGTTGCACGGTTGGAGAATGATATATTTTTGTGTAATTTTAAAGGTATATTTTATGAATGTAAATTAGAGAATAAAAAAGGACTAATTTTAAATAAATTAGATATTAATAATGAATACAAAAATAACTTAGTTTTGGCTTGTCCTATAATTAAACAAAAGAGATTTGAGTTTATTTTGCAAAAAGGTACTGAATTAGGTGTTAAAACTTTTTTACCTATGAAATCAAGGTATACGGAAAAAAATAACTTAGATAATAATTTCAATTTAAAAAAATATGAACGTTATTATGAAATTATTAAAAACGCTTCAGAACAAAGTTTTAGAAATAAATTAGCTTCAATCGAGAGAGTCCATTCATTTGTAGAAATAATAAAATATGGAAAAGAAAATAATTTAAATATTTACTTAGCTTATGAAAATGAAGATGCAAAAGGATCTCGATTAATACCTACAAATTCATTGTTAATAGTGGGTCCTGAAGGTGGTTTTTCGAACGAGGAAATTAACTTTGCGAAAATGAACAAAGCAAATATTGTTTCTCTCGGAAAAACAATTTTACGAGCTGAAACAGCTTGCATTAAATTAGTTTCTCTAGTTAATGAGATATAA
- a CDS encoding M13-type metalloendopeptidase — protein MDKELLKKDFYAYINEKWLAKAKIPNDKSSTGAFNEIHEKNQKLLKSLTKDLIQEYKENKLVDQALINYVEFNLMVTNFQKREELGTKIIKPIINKIESWKSIDDVMDNYTELSLSGFNLPFEFGAMQNFKNSQEYILEFEGPALILPEKSYYDDKNPLKKELLESFRSMSTKILNQYFDKNKSQEIINRALAFDQNLVEYSMSSLEMADYIKMHNPLSIDEFASKTNRFDLKKIIKDLIKQDLKIVNIIYPKFANNLDKVINDTNFEDFKSWSLLLSIISFSKFTNEKNRVLSGEFGRKVTGTAKPKNKNKAAFELAYGLFSMPVGLEFGHRYFGEEAKKDVINKVNKMIEIYEERLSKNEWLSEATKEKAIIKLKKLGVHIGYPNEIKPYYKDLKVKNYDQDGDLVQNILRFNKIISRESLNKIGRPINKELWSMSPATVNAYFNPSMNHIVFPAGILNKPFYSIKQHSSANYGGIGAVIAHEISHAFDNNGANFDENGNLNMWWTEEDFKKFEDKGKAMIELFDGQETEFGKCNGQLTLSENIADGGGISCALAAAKSEDNFDAKEFFTNWAIIWRGLDKEKYAQMLLASDVHAPRKLRANQQVKNLDEFYETFDIKEGDPMYLEPEKRVKIW, from the coding sequence ATGGATAAAGAACTACTAAAAAAAGATTTTTATGCATATATAAATGAAAAATGGTTAGCAAAAGCTAAAATACCAAATGATAAAAGTTCAACAGGAGCTTTTAATGAAATACATGAAAAGAATCAAAAATTACTAAAGTCATTAACTAAAGATTTAATTCAAGAATATAAGGAAAACAAACTTGTTGATCAAGCATTAATAAATTATGTTGAATTTAATTTAATGGTTACTAATTTTCAAAAAAGAGAAGAATTAGGTACAAAAATAATTAAACCAATTATTAATAAAATAGAATCATGAAAATCAATAGATGATGTTATGGATAATTACACAGAACTATCTCTTTCAGGATTTAATTTACCATTTGAATTTGGTGCAATGCAAAACTTTAAGAACTCGCAAGAATATATTTTAGAGTTTGAAGGACCTGCATTAATTCTTCCTGAAAAATCATATTATGATGATAAAAATCCACTCAAGAAAGAATTACTTGAAAGTTTTAGAAGTATGTCAACTAAAATACTAAATCAATACTTTGACAAAAATAAATCACAAGAGATAATTAATAGAGCATTAGCTTTTGATCAAAATTTAGTAGAGTACTCAATGTCAAGCTTAGAAATGGCTGATTATATAAAAATGCATAATCCTTTATCAATAGATGAGTTTGCGTCTAAAACAAATAGATTTGATTTAAAGAAAATAATAAAAGATTTGATTAAGCAAGATTTAAAAATTGTTAATATTATTTATCCTAAATTTGCTAACAATTTAGACAAAGTAATAAATGATACTAATTTTGAAGATTTTAAATCTTGATCATTATTACTTTCAATTATTAGTTTTTCAAAATTCACCAATGAAAAAAATAGAGTTTTATCTGGAGAATTTGGACGTAAAGTAACAGGAACTGCAAAACCAAAAAATAAAAATAAAGCTGCTTTTGAATTAGCATATGGTTTATTCTCAATGCCTGTTGGATTAGAATTTGGTCATAGATACTTTGGCGAAGAAGCTAAAAAAGATGTTATTAACAAAGTAAATAAAATGATAGAAATTTATGAAGAAAGACTATCTAAAAATGAATGACTTTCAGAAGCAACAAAAGAAAAGGCAATTATTAAATTAAAAAAACTTGGGGTACATATAGGTTATCCAAATGAAATAAAACCTTATTATAAAGATTTAAAAGTTAAAAATTATGACCAAGATGGTGATCTTGTCCAAAACATTCTTAGATTTAATAAAATAATTTCAAGAGAAAGTTTAAATAAAATAGGTAGACCAATAAATAAAGAACTATGGTCAATGAGCCCGGCAACAGTTAATGCTTATTTTAATCCTTCTATGAATCATATTGTGTTCCCAGCCGGAATACTAAATAAACCTTTCTACTCAATCAAACAACATTCTAGTGCAAACTACGGTGGTATAGGGGCTGTAATTGCACATGAAATATCACATGCATTTGATAATAATGGAGCTAATTTTGATGAAAATGGAAATCTAAACATGTGATGAACTGAAGAAGATTTCAAAAAATTTGAAGATAAAGGTAAAGCAATGATTGAACTTTTTGATGGTCAAGAAACCGAGTTCGGAAAATGTAATGGACAATTAACTTTAAGTGAAAATATAGCAGATGGCGGGGGCATCTCATGTGCTCTAGCTGCTGCTAAAAGTGAAGATAACTTTGACGCTAAGGAGTTCTTTACAAATTGAGCAATTATTTGAAGAGGTTTAGATAAAGAAAAATATGCACAAATGCTTCTAGCATCAGATGTTCATGCACCTCGTAAATTAAGAGCTAATCAACAAGTAAAAAACTTAGATGAATTCTATGAAACCTTTGACATTAAAGAAGGTGACCCTATGTATTTAGAACCAGAAAAAAGAGTTAAAATTTGATAA
- a CDS encoding cell division protein FtsZ, whose amino-acid sequence MQYESNRIKIKIIGVGGAGTNMINLLSNEEINDVELFVANTDYQDLNKCSCPNKIFLGGATKGFGAGGDPKVGRECALDSIEDIKEALKNTDVLIVAAGLGGGTGTGAAPVICEEAKKMGILVISYVTIPFETIEGKARTNIALDGLMSIEKYSNSYMVLSNETLVQKYSKFPFYEALRISNITLKNTIKVIRDIVFETEYINLDFNDLKQVLNNGNKIGVVSGVGNGQNRAEQAVVNAFNNNLFLYDIKNTNNIIINLRCDKTTTYEEIAIAKNKIDEIINIQDDSKLFFGIQYLDSSHRDKLFEINVVAANLNSLDENSKITVLENRILSNLEAEKTNSINFIRKSNNKDIESNDEVPDLYLPRNNE is encoded by the coding sequence ATGCAATACGAATCTAATAGAATAAAAATTAAAATAATTGGTGTTGGCGGCGCCGGAACAAACATGATTAATTTACTTTCTAATGAAGAAATTAATGATGTTGAACTATTTGTTGCTAATACTGATTATCAAGATTTAAATAAATGCTCGTGCCCAAATAAAATATTTTTGGGCGGCGCCACAAAAGGTTTTGGAGCTGGTGGAGATCCGAAAGTTGGAAGAGAATGCGCTTTAGATAGTATCGAAGACATTAAAGAAGCTTTAAAAAATACTGATGTGCTTATTGTTGCAGCAGGTTTAGGAGGTGGTACCGGTACAGGTGCTGCTCCAGTTATTTGTGAAGAAGCAAAAAAAATGGGTATATTAGTAATTTCGTATGTTACTATTCCATTTGAAACAATTGAAGGAAAAGCGAGAACAAATATCGCTTTAGACGGATTGATGAGTATTGAAAAATATTCTAATTCATATATGGTTTTATCAAATGAAACATTAGTTCAAAAATATTCAAAGTTTCCTTTCTATGAAGCTTTAAGAATATCAAATATAACTTTAAAAAATACAATTAAAGTTATTAGAGATATTGTTTTTGAAACAGAATATATCAATTTAGACTTCAATGACCTAAAACAAGTTTTAAATAATGGAAACAAAATAGGCGTAGTGTCTGGTGTTGGCAACGGTCAAAATAGAGCTGAACAAGCAGTTGTTAATGCTTTTAATAATAATTTATTTTTATATGATATAAAAAATACAAATAATATTATTATTAATTTACGTTGCGATAAAACAACAACCTATGAAGAAATAGCTATAGCCAAAAATAAAATTGATGAAATTATCAATATTCAAGATGATTCTAAATTATTCTTCGGAATTCAATACTTAGATTCTTCTCACAGAGATAAATTATTTGAAATTAATGTAGTTGCAGCTAATCTAAATTCATTAGATGAAAATTCTAAAATTACAGTTCTTGAAAATAGAATATTAAGTAATTTAGAAGCTGAAAAAACAAATTCAATAAATTTTATTCGTAAATCGAATAATAAAGATATTGAATCGAATGATGAAGTACCTGATCTTTATTTACCTAGAAATAATGAATAA
- a CDS encoding MAG3720 family protein translates to MKKLFTNFVVKKDFIEVVILHDNKIQFVPVYQLHMPFKSHNMADLVEYLELVKKTIKSKFNKHNTEMKYSLLLDDNLYKGIKLVNVEKNFDLKSNIVDQKVIKQINSFKNNELSTSNSNYVINSNTYLYKLVQNDEIKNYLKLPENNLGNELKIYSSAFVVNNENLLSKIVETFKSYFPIECVLLESQCLTYNSQTDDKYQIIVNFDWRNIIISGYLNKKHFYYNKIECNTREMIKYLKNSLNIPASQIGLYMDAVLSNYDFYSKTRMELDNNEQKVYNFLSEIMKQIVTEVNSVINQNLNYNNVKVLLKGRNSEFLQKCFNEEYPNISTDIYDNKEAKLSNVRSSVLGATYLLSQSKLREKDLTKTLKDLPEWKPKNAISRFFSKIFAFNKSI, encoded by the coding sequence ATGAAAAAACTATTTACAAATTTTGTTGTTAAAAAAGATTTCATAGAAGTTGTAATTCTACATGATAATAAAATTCAATTTGTTCCTGTGTATCAATTACACATGCCTTTTAAATCACATAATATGGCAGATTTAGTCGAATATTTAGAATTAGTTAAGAAAACAATTAAGTCTAAATTTAATAAACATAATACAGAAATGAAATATTCTTTATTACTAGATGATAACCTTTACAAGGGTATTAAATTAGTAAATGTAGAAAAGAATTTTGACTTAAAGAGCAATATAGTTGATCAAAAAGTCATTAAGCAAATTAATTCGTTTAAAAATAATGAATTAAGTACAAGTAATTCTAATTATGTAATCAATTCAAATACTTATCTATACAAATTAGTTCAAAATGATGAAATTAAGAATTATTTAAAATTACCTGAAAATAACTTAGGTAATGAATTAAAAATATATTCTTCTGCATTTGTTGTGAACAATGAAAATCTACTATCTAAAATTGTTGAAACTTTTAAAAGTTATTTCCCAATCGAATGTGTTTTACTCGAATCGCAATGTTTAACATATAACAGTCAAACAGATGATAAATATCAAATAATTGTTAATTTTGATTGAAGAAATATCATTATTTCTGGTTATTTAAATAAAAAGCATTTTTATTACAACAAAATAGAATGCAACACTAGAGAAATGATTAAATACTTAAAAAATTCATTAAATATACCTGCTAGCCAAATAGGTTTATATATGGATGCTGTACTAAGTAATTATGATTTTTATTCAAAAACTAGAATGGAATTAGATAACAATGAGCAAAAAGTTTATAACTTTTTAAGCGAAATAATGAAACAAATAGTTACTGAAGTAAATTCAGTGATAAATCAAAATTTAAATTACAATAACGTTAAGGTTTTACTAAAAGGCAGAAATTCTGAATTTCTGCAAAAATGCTTTAATGAGGAATATCCTAATATTTCAACAGATATTTATGATAATAAAGAAGCTAAACTTTCAAATGTTAGATCTTCTGTTTTAGGCGCGACTTATTTATTAAGCCAATCTAAATTAAGAGAAAAAGATCTAACTAAAACACTTAAAGACTTACCAGAATGAAAACCAAAAAATGCAATATCTAGATTTTTCTCAAAAATATTTGCATTTAACAAATCAATTTAA
- the rsmH gene encoding 16S rRNA (cytosine(1402)-N(4))-methyltransferase RsmH: MSNYHYSIMLNECLKALNINENGTYVDLTLGMAGHSSEILKLIPKGFLIGFDKDEFAIEESRKRLSQIGNNFKLIKSDFKNIELELDKLKVNAVDGIIADLGISSPQVDNTDRGFSYAKDARLDMRMDQNQKLDAHYIVNNYSEEQLTKIFINNADVKLANRVAKAIIENRPINTTIELANVVREAYPAKLVKLKNPNKAIFQAIRIEVNNEFESISMMLESAIQKLKKNGSLAVITFHSLEDRIVKNYFGSLTKNKTTSKLPINEIKKYSVKVINPTNEEINENNRSRSAKLRVLTRLI, encoded by the coding sequence ATGAGTAATTATCATTATTCTATTATGCTCAATGAATGTCTTAAAGCACTTAACATTAATGAAAACGGAACATACGTTGATTTAACATTAGGAATGGCTGGTCATTCATCGGAGATACTTAAATTAATTCCAAAGGGGTTTCTTATTGGATTTGATAAAGATGAATTTGCGATAGAAGAAAGTCGCAAGCGTCTAAGTCAAATTGGTAATAACTTTAAGCTAATTAAAAGTGATTTTAAAAATATAGAACTTGAATTAGATAAATTAAAAGTTAATGCTGTCGATGGAATTATTGCTGATTTAGGAATTTCAAGTCCACAAGTTGATAATACAGATAGAGGTTTTAGTTATGCTAAAGATGCTCGTCTGGACATGCGGATGGATCAAAATCAAAAACTAGATGCACACTACATCGTTAATAACTATAGTGAAGAACAATTGACTAAAATCTTCATTAATAACGCCGATGTAAAACTCGCTAATAGAGTTGCGAAAGCCATTATTGAAAACCGGCCAATTAACACAACTATAGAATTAGCTAATGTAGTTCGCGAGGCATATCCTGCTAAATTAGTGAAATTAAAAAATCCTAATAAAGCAATATTTCAAGCGATTCGCATTGAAGTTAATAATGAATTTGAATCAATAAGCATGATGCTAGAATCAGCTATTCAAAAATTAAAAAAGAACGGTTCATTAGCAGTAATTACATTTCATTCATTAGAAGATAGAATTGTAAAAAATTATTTTGGTTCGCTAACCAAAAATAAGACAACAAGTAAACTTCCAATAAATGAAATTAAAAAATATTCAGTTAAAGTAATCAATCCAACAAACGAAGAAATAAATGAAAATAATCGTTCAAGGAGCGCTAAATTAAGAGTTTTAACTAGATTAATTTAA
- the mraZ gene encoding division/cell wall cluster transcriptional repressor MraZ, translated as MFGEYVRNLDSKNRIAMPSKLRDDLGAELVLTIGMDNNLELRSKTEFEKLVLIFNARGPFDKQSRLLKRKWLGSSCEIELDSQGRFIMPKNFLDASTIQKEVVFVGVGDLVEIWSKDKYEDYKNNLSDEEVDQAIEYLQKGSNE; from the coding sequence ATGTTCGGAGAATATGTTAGAAACCTTGATAGTAAGAACAGAATAGCGATGCCTTCTAAATTGCGGGACGATTTAGGAGCTGAACTAGTTTTAACTATTGGTATGGACAATAACTTAGAATTAAGAAGTAAAACTGAATTCGAAAAATTAGTTTTAATTTTTAATGCTCGAGGACCATTTGACAAACAAAGTCGTTTACTTAAAAGAAAATGATTAGGATCAAGTTGTGAAATTGAATTGGATAGTCAAGGACGTTTCATAATGCCTAAAAACTTTCTTGATGCATCTACTATTCAAAAGGAAGTAGTTTTTGTAGGTGTCGGAGATTTAGTAGAAATATGAAGCAAAGATAAATATGAAGATTACAAAAATAACTTGAGTGACGAAGAAGTAGATCAAGCTATTGAGTATCTACAAAAGGGATCAAATGAGTAA